Part of the Hemiscyllium ocellatum isolate sHemOce1 chromosome 9, sHemOce1.pat.X.cur, whole genome shotgun sequence genome, AAGGTGATGCTTGGGGATTCTAAATCAAATTGGACTTCATTCTGCATAGCCACAGGTAAGGTAAACTTATTAGCACCTGTACAAAAACTTGACTTAAAGCTAAGCCTCGTCAAAAGCATAATTTTCTAATATTCCATTATTTTCCATCCAGTTTTTCACACAGCTTTCAATCAGATCAAAAAAGCATATAATTTATGACCATCTCTGAATTTACAGGATGCAAAATAATCAGTGCTATTTAAAAGTTTCTCAAATAAGCATTTGCATTATCAAAGAGCAATGAAATTATGTTAATTTCTCATGGACGCATTTCATGTATGTCTAGTTTATGTAGAGTCAGCTGAATATAATCAAATTATACCTGCAATAATAGAAAATTCCCAAGTTGGACtaagaaaaaaaaaaatcacattttgttttaaacagctAGCATGAAAGTGCCATATATCCTGTAAGTTTATTTTATAAAGAAAAAGGATAAAACTATATTAGTTCAGATTCTGGTCCCATGGCCATTGTATCAATATCTAAAACctcaaaagattaaaaaaaaccaaaatacaGCCCTCAATTCCAAAACAAGACTTTTATGCTGAGAGTTTTAACGAAGTTCACATGTCTTGGTTTCGAAGGTTACCCTCATTACTACCTATTctgatcaatttttaaaaaaaataatttggtTTTCTAAAATTTTACtaagaaaatgaaaatgaaaataagcGTTTCAATTTTAGACAAACTAATATTTTACAAAGGCTTCTTATGCCTGAGTCCCAAATTTAAAGTAAAGCATCATCGACATACATGTTTATCCTCTTCACAAAGACCTCCCAAACGGTAATTCTGTAACCAAATGTCAAGTACACAATTTTATTATCCACTATGGCATCCAATAGTGACACAATAAGACTCTTATGCAACAGAAAAAGGACAAGACCATGTGACATATGGATTAAATTCATCTTGCACCCCAATGCACACAATTTAGTGGGTATGCTTAGTGATGGGTTTCCAGTTCCACAATTGTCCATTCCCCCTGTGGAGATACCGATTCTTCTGGTGAAAAACTGGCCACTGTAATGCTAGCTGTGGAGTCCTCTGAAGGAGACTGCAATTCCGTCCATTTATACCATGCCTCTTTTTCAACTGCAATTCTACCTGGAGTCTTACAAGCATCTCTAGAAAGGAAGAGTGTTTGGTTGATCAGATACTTTGCTAAATTGATATCTTCAGGTAGACAGTTAACAATTCCACAATTTAGATCCTGATCTCCAAGAAGCTGCTTAAGTAGTATCCAGTCTCTTTTTGCAAAGTGTTCATTTTCTTCTTTGTGCACATGGTTCACTTCTACCTCAGAACTCCGATCCACATCTTCTATTATTTCCATCTCGTATATGGGAGAAAGGGTTTTTGAAGGGCGACGATCAAATGTGCAGCTTTGTGATCTGTCACAATCAGCTAAGTTTCCTGAAACAATTCATAATACTAAACATTGTAAATATTCCAATATTGAAAAACTTCAAATGGGGCTGCTGCACACTAGACTATTTTGGGAGTATTTTGGTTAATAGACTGAATGCAAGAATGATCAaagaattttaaagcagtttcTGATGGACTAAAGGGCAGGAGCAGGATTAAAATTAATACAGGTTAAAAGATGAAACAACAAAGGCACATGGCCAAAAAAAAGGCAAATGATCAGAGTAAAATTAATGTTACTTATCCAATTAGATAATCCAGAAACAAATTGGCAATGTTGAAAAACATCATACAAATGTTCCATCCATTCTTCTGAAATTACTTGTAGTTTTCACACAGGTACTCCGATTTAAAATGAGTAGATTCCTACTTTTGCTACAAGTGTATTTTTGACAAATTATTAAGTTTTCTATGATAACTTTGGAGCATCTGATTCCAGTAAAATGAAAAGTAACAGGACATTATGCAATTTATAGATAAATGCTGTAACCTCTCGTTCCCGGGATAGCAAGGTACATCAAGATGAGGACCTGGACTGGAGCCTGTGATTTTTGTCCATGGCCCTTACATTACTCCAAGGGAGTTGTGGAACATTTACTggtcatggattttttttttaaaaaaggcatgatttagccctgactaatttGATAAAAATTTGTGGATTTAAAGTTGGGTTAATCCTCAATTTTCATTCGAATTGCGTATGTTACAGGCCATGTGCTAATGTTTTGTGCAACTGTTTGATCGGATTTGTTGTTCTGTACAGTGCCACACAAGTTAATTAATAAAATAAGTAAAAAGATCAGGAAAATCTGATGCAGTTTATTAGGTTAGTAAACCAGTTAAAAGATCAATCATTCatcaagcaaaaaaaaaactcagcaaaaACCTTAATTGTAATTGCTAAGCAAACCAGAGAGCCAATAATTAGACAGTGAAATACATTTGGCAGAACTTAACTTAGTAGGAACACGAGCACAAAATTTAGTTACATCCTGGACAAAACAAATACAGTATTCATAATACACTTTGCTGGACAGTTACCTCAAATCTAATTAATTTTGATTTACAGAACTGTGTACAAGTACTGCTATTAACAATTCAGTGCAAATGTAGTTTAGGTTCACTCATCGATCGGCAAAGTGACATTTTCCCAATGCCTGGAGACCAAACCACTTTAAATTTGTTCGacaagtgtggaaacacactTACTTGCAAATCATTATTTGCAACGAACTCCTAAAATCTAATACTTTGGCATTCCAACTGCTCGAAGGACTGTGTTAGTTTAATCTTGCATGCCTAGCTCCAAAAGTTCAACGTGCAACACATCTCCAAGGTAGACTTACCAACATCTGGTTTAATACATTGAACGTTATTACACATTAAATACATGGTTTTGGCTAAATGATCTTTAATGTCATACATAGAAAATGGCCTTAAGattctggagtgcaggttctcTTCTTTCACGAAATTGTAATTAAATATGAACTAAATTCCCATAGTAGTCATGCTAACAATTACTGGAAGAATTGTACATGTTCACATTTAACAATACAAGGTGTACTCCTCCTACACTCTGTACTTTGAAAACTACATTCCAACAGTTCCACAAACTAAACTGATGTGGTCTTACTTTTACTGCTCTGCATTTTGGCAATTTGACACAAAGCTGAGTGCCATCTTCAGACCAAGTGGTTTATATTGTGATCAAAGGTTAATTACAATATACATTACCTGTTGGCAAAGTATTATTAGTTTGCTCATTGGGTGTGGAGTTGTAAGCTTGCACATACTCTTTTTCCATATTAGCTAAATGCTCATTTGTAGCAACGTCATCACTGTGTACATTGGAAGAATGTTCTTTCTGGCAGAGATGCAAATGGCAGGGTCTTTCCTGAGGTCTATTGTCACCACCATCACCTGCAGGCTGGATATTATTTTCTTCAGTCAACATGTTATCCTCAGATTGGTTTTCAAGCACATTTCCTTCCATCTGGTCCTTTTCTTCATGTTTACTTTCTACTTCATCAAAAGGTTCACCACACTGATGGGGTGCAACAGCTTCAATACTGACTTGCTTTGTCACTTCTATATCTGTTGAAACAACCTGCAGCAATGCACCGTCAGCTACCATGCTAGTTTCATCTGCAGGTGGTGAAGGACTTggttcctttgtttgttttttggcCTTCTCTTGATGAAGATGGCTATACACCAAAAAGTCATCATCAATTTCCAGTGAGTACCGTGAATAGTAGGTTCTGCCATAACGTTGGTGGCCACTTTCATGGGAACCACCATCAAATACATCGGACGGAGTAAGAGAACCAAAAGAGCATGCAAGAGGACTTTCAGCTTCTCCTTCATCAGAACCCAATTCCTCACATTCATCCACAGACAGCAGAACAGAACGCTTAAAATTTGCTGCTGAAGAAAAGTTTGTAACCTCAGTGTCATTTTCTGTAACGTCTTCAAAAGCCAGGTTATCAATACCTTGAAAGTGGTAAATGCCCTGGTcgggagggggtggaggaggaggaggaggaagaggggaAGGGAAAACTTCCTCTGTATTCTCAACTTCTGATTTATCTTCTTCAGTCACTTCACAAGATGACAAAATATCTGAGGCAGGATCTAATTTATCACCACCAGGCACAGCATCTTCTTCACTGCCTCTTTCCACTGCTTTACTGCCTGGAGATATTCTGGAACAGTGATTAATTAGTGATTCTCTTGTGCTTGCACCTCTTGTCTTCCCATGTGGCTCTATACCTTTCACTTTTACTTCTACTCTTAATCCACTGTCATATTCCTTAAGCTCTTCAGGTGTGCTTGTATCACTGCTACTTCTTCCAAGAAAGTCATGACATACAACTGTACTGCACTTGGAAATGCCCCTCTCATTTGATCCATCATCATCCTGAGAACCTCCAGCATCATAGTCTTCTGAATTAGGTTTTATATCGTCAGATGAGGTTGTTGCACTTCCAGTATCTGTGTCTGGGCTTTGCTTTGGGAAAGATGCATCTGAAGCTTGGTAGCCTTCTGTGCTCAAGTTCCAAGATTCTACTAGTGGAGTTTCTGAATGCTCATGATTTTCTGGGATTCCTGACTCGTCTATTTCTTTATGCAAATCTGATGGAATTGGTTTTTCATCTTGTTTTAAGTTATACTTTGCAGCGTCACTAGTTTGGTCAAATGAGTGAGTATAAATTGTTGCATTATTTAGTTCAAATATATCTTTATTTTTAACATGGTCCCCATCTGTAAAAAGATGGCCAGCTTTAATTTCTTCAGCAAAATTAGTTTCTCTTTGAAGAGGGACTTCCTTTGTTTTCTCACAGCCATTAAAAATCAATAGCTTTGGTTCACACGATTGATTTCTTTGGGGTTCTTTATTTGCAGAAGAAGAATGATCTTGAGCTCTATAATGTTTGGTCTTCAGTTCAATGTCTTTAGATGGCTTGTGTATTGTATGACCTTCAAAATTAGTTGCAGAAGTCATATCTAAAGCTATTTGTAATTTTTCTGATGTACAATTATTTGCTTTTTTAACATGGTTAGATAGGTTGCTGGAGGTAATGATTTGTTGCGAATGTCCACATGTCAAAACATGGTCTCCTTTTGCCAACCTATTATCATGTGAAGCAGTTGGTACTTCTACATTCTGAAAGAGTGGTGACTGATTATTTGGTCCCATTTGATTACTTTTTAACTCTGTTCCACTTTTCACATCATGACACGGAGAATTAGGAGCTGCCTTTTCATTACAACTAGAGGCAGATCTTTTTAGGCTAGAACTTGTTTTGGTTGTCACCGGAAGCAACTTAGTTGATGGCTTTCTTACATTGGGTAGAGATGCACTTTTCTCTTTCAGTGCAACCTTACTGGAATTAGTAGGTGTCCGTGGACTTGCGGTGCCAAGTTGTGTCATTTTCCTTGTACTTGTCTTTATTGCAGAGAGGGCAGTTGCTTTCATTGGTTTAGAATTATTAGCCTTTGTAAACATTTCATTAGCCATTATTTTTTCACAGTTTGGAACTTTAGTAGGGTGTTTTGAAGCATCACTTTGTTCTGAAATAAGGGCTGTTTTTTCTAAAACCATTGTCCCTCCTTTTGGATCTAGAACAATAAAGTTTAAAATGGTCAAAAACTGTACAAAATACCATACAGTTCTTAAAAAAAGTATATCTGTAATACAAGTAAACAAAAATACTTCTTTAATGTGCATCAAAATAGTAGCATCGAGTGCATGTTTAGTAAACATTCAGATGTAAAAGGTCACCGCGAATTTTAATTTTAGGACACAGACTCTGATCCTGTGAACTATTTCATGGAAATTACAATATCATGGCTTGCTTCGTACAGAAGCCATGAATGGCATTTATGCTCCCCTTAAGCTGCCTCATATCCATCATCAAACCCTATCATCACAGGCTTGTACTCTTTTCCTCTATCACATGGTTATCTAGTTGC contains:
- the btbd8 gene encoding BTB/POZ domain-containing protein 8; translated protein: MATWNGGIVQRVPNLEDTTGFQERVKNERQILKESLALQLNQDLLGILIDGSQTDVTFHVGAAVFRAHKAVLLARVPEFFLRISGKQLNQETQNCPQVINVENFRPSQFKCFLQQIYTADRKVDHLEEELLLNKEPNRGGLKTEETCSLNSVFHNLGMSSGDRYLPFNNFPPDNQTLEMNEEMLSSSLLEDDMPEAMFDMPEETEAADEVLSSDDSAPEPASILGADLLSLYRKGCCPDITLHVENRTFHAHRAILCARSSYFAAMLSGNWAESFQKSITLAGVSHVEVEIMMNFLYGAILDLPKEVLPRSVLTLADMYNLDGLKKVVLHVLKKDYCKFFHKPVIGMQQSILECLQISHSVGIDGLYSSCMRWITKYFVKCWSGKNFACLPAELQRACLMSVIQSLNVDNVVSVLMDSDRLLWSLPEVKWAEQAIALTKELQDECIKFIVPRFLETVQSKSLLHLLKAQRMSRRPYLVEKVFAAIEQNITVTDGCLQFIAVDLLRSQVSYKEVGFVSEISALFDKLWIFLVQSFYAVRHTEGWKLMKPQDQEQIQAAALDKGDDRKLSKRPTLTSSQQKKRPLLDLSPFDVVEQVCRKGKVLSTNTVIPNSQLTAASKMKSDSSVHAANAQLSGALRKGEAKGKDMRKANDKTPKNGKANEKGTSTKMNAPAKTRLETKAKAESTVNKVKVCADTLVCQTGSTASNKDIIGQDGKASTGARPKISLSSSSIQAKQGKSSKKIIQSHTESSQTEKNRNKRHSDNPEFPSKDGAVGASGYVGGLQEGTEMDEINYHDRKMAFVNSPTETTAQEPAKSSVGQKSTVRSTSVSKATKTPPPASVKTGRPLSNSMPNKQRAQNRDEGLSQASMKKTWNSSSNSSVQHRARSASGAAKTKDPKGGTMVLEKTALISEQSDASKHPTKVPNCEKIMANEMFTKANNSKPMKATALSAIKTSTRKMTQLGTASPRTPTNSSKVALKEKSASLPNVRKPSTKLLPVTTKTSSSLKRSASSCNEKAAPNSPCHDVKSGTELKSNQMGPNNQSPLFQNVEVPTASHDNRLAKGDHVLTCGHSQQIITSSNLSNHVKKANNCTSEKLQIALDMTSATNFEGHTIHKPSKDIELKTKHYRAQDHSSSANKEPQRNQSCEPKLLIFNGCEKTKEVPLQRETNFAEEIKAGHLFTDGDHVKNKDIFELNNATIYTHSFDQTSDAAKYNLKQDEKPIPSDLHKEIDESGIPENHEHSETPLVESWNLSTEGYQASDASFPKQSPDTDTGSATTSSDDIKPNSEDYDAGGSQDDDGSNERGISKCSTVVCHDFLGRSSSDTSTPEELKEYDSGLRVEVKVKGIEPHGKTRGASTRESLINHCSRISPGSKAVERGSEEDAVPGGDKLDPASDILSSCEVTEEDKSEVENTEEVFPSPLPPPPPPPPPDQGIYHFQGIDNLAFEDVTENDTEVTNFSSAANFKRSVLLSVDECEELGSDEGEAESPLACSFGSLTPSDVFDGGSHESGHQRYGRTYYSRYSLEIDDDFLVYSHLHQEKAKKQTKEPSPSPPADETSMVADGALLQVVSTDIEVTKQVSIEAVAPHQCGEPFDEVESKHEEKDQMEGNVLENQSEDNMLTEENNIQPAGDGGDNRPQERPCHLHLCQKEHSSNVHSDDVATNEHLANMEKEYVQAYNSTPNEQTNNTLPTGNLADCDRSQSCTFDRRPSKTLSPIYEMEIIEDVDRSSEVEVNHVHKEENEHFAKRDWILLKQLLGDQDLNCGIVNCLPEDINLAKYLINQTLFLSRDACKTPGRIAVEKEAWYKWTELQSPSEDSTASITVASFSPEESVSPQGEWTIVELETHH